The following proteins are encoded in a genomic region of Eriocheir sinensis breed Jianghai 21 chromosome 2, ASM2467909v1, whole genome shotgun sequence:
- the LOC126998080 gene encoding origin recognition complex subunit 5-like: MAEVCGREAQMRQLSGLLGKIGSSPHSSGQLSPITCDSLGEFVRQLDAASTSFGQPRMAILMEHSERLRDCAANILPGLCRLQEFTSGTNITVIFMSSLPVDKFRISTGFMEPLVIHFPQYTKDELREILQKLRPSTASEEFFGNYISLVLSVFYHATRDLPELMHQVQLHFDEYCEPVRRGEVEEDDVRRLWRNIEPHLKKAMSTVYLREVSSEHREPTLASSTCTNRMLVHQVTTRKPRDF, encoded by the exons ATGGCGGAGGTGTGCGGACGCGAGGCACAAATGAGGCAGCTGTCTGGCCTCCTGGGGAAG ATTG GCTCCTCCCCACACTCCAGCGGCCAGCTCTCTCCCATCACCTGTGACAGCCTTGGAGAGTTTGTTCGTCAGTTGGACGCTGCCAGCACCAGCTTCGGTCAGCCAAGGATGGCCATT ctGATGGAACACAGTGAGCGTCTGAGGGACTGTGCCGCCAACATCCTGCCAGGTTTGTGTCGGCTACAGGAGTTCACTTCAGGGACCAACATCACTGTGATCTTCATGTCCAGTCTCCCTGTCGACAAGTTCCGCATCTCAACTGGGTTCATGGAGCCATTAGTGATCCATTTTCCTCAGTATACCAAAG aTGAACTTCGGGAAATCTTGCAGAAGCTCCGACCATCAACTGCCTCCGAGGAATTCTTTGGGAACTACATCAGTCTTGTGTTGAGCGTGTTTTACCATGCAACGAGAGACTTACCAGAGCTGATGCAccag GTTCAGCTGCACTTTGACGAATACTGTGAGCCGGTGCGCcgaggggaggtggaagaggatgacGTCCGCCGACTGTGGAGGAACATTGAGCCGCACCTGAAGAAGGCCATGAGCACAGTGTACTTGCGTGAAGTGTCCAG TGAACATAGGGAACCCACGCTTGCGTCCTCAACTTGCACcaacaggatgctcgtacaccaagtcaccactcgtaaaccaagggATTTTTAG